The window AGAGTTATTCGTGGGCATATGGAAACAGCTATGGAAAATATAACTTTATGGCATGAAAGAGATATTTCTCATTCTTCAGCTGAACGGATAATCCTTCCCGACACAACGATTTTAATTGATTATATGCTTCAACGTTTTACAAATATTTTAAATGGTTTGGCTGTTTTTCCAGAAACAATGAAAAATAATATGAAAAAAACATACGGTTTGATTTATTCACAGCGTCTGCTTTTGAAATTAATCAATAAAGGAATGAGTAGGGAAGAATCTTATGATACTGTTCAGCCATTGACGGCTCGTTCTTGGGACGAACATCTCATGTTTAAGGATTTGGTAGAAAAGGATCCATTGATTAGTTCAAAACTCAGTCAAGCGGAAATTGATGATGCTTTTGATTATCACTACCATTTGAGAAATGTTGATAAAATTTATGCACGACTGGGATTGGAGGAAGCATGAATGCATTAGTTAGTCATCCTGCCATTAAAGGTGTTTTGGCTACGGAAACAGATATCTCGGCAGTTGTTCAACGAATTGCCGACCAGTTGGATGCCAAGTTTTCTCAATCGAGTCAGCGGCCCCTGTTTATTTCAGTATTAAAAGGGGCGGCGATTTTTACGACTGATCTACTGAGAAAAATGACTCTGGATGTGGATCTGGATTATATTGACGTTAAATCTTATAATCATGCCCAATCAACCGGCAATATCCGCGTTACACATGATGTCGATACAGATTTGACTGATCGTGACGTCGTGGTTGTTGATGAGATTGTGGATACCGGTCGGACGATGAAGTGGCTGACAGATTACTTCAAATTAAAGGGTGCTAGATCAGTTACGACGGTTGTTTTAACGGATAAAAAAGATGCCCGGATTTTAGATGTCGAGATTGATTTTACCGGTATTCAGGTTCCTAATGAATTTTTGGTTGGCTATGGCATGGATTACAATAGTTATTTTCGCAATCTTCCCGTGATTGCAGTTATCGATACAAATAAATTGGATACGATTAAATAAAATGATAGAACTTGAAAAAAAATATGATAAGATCCTTGTCCTTGATTACGGTAGCCAATATAATCAGCTGATTACTCGCCGAATTCGCGAGTTTGGAGTTTTTTCAGAGCTAAAATCAAGAAAAATGACAATTGACGAAATTAAGGATTATGCTCCAAAAGCAATAATTCTTTCCGGCGGACCAAAATCAGTTTATGCCGATGACGCTTTTACGATTGATCCGGAGATTTTTAAATTGGGAATCCCGATTCTTGGTGTTTGTTACGGTATGCAGTTAATGGCCTATGTTTTACCTGGCGGAAAGGTTCTTCCTAATAACGGCAATGGCGAATTTGGTCAGGCTGCTCTGCATTTTGATGAAAATTCGCTTTTGTTTGCTAAGACGCCGGAAGGACAGAAAGTACTGATGAGCCATGGCGACTCGGTTGAAGCGGTACCGGAAGGTTTTGTCGTTGCTGCCAAGACAAACAAGACCAAAATTGCCGCTATTGCCGATGATGATAAGAAACTTTATGGTGTCCAGTTTCATGCCGAGACGACCTTATCCGAGTACGGGAATCAAATTTTAAAGAACTTTGTTTTTGAAATCGCTCGGTGTCAAGCGAATTGGCAAATGAAAGATTTTATCAATGACCAAATTGAGAAAATCCGCGCCGAGGTTGGCAATAAAAAAGTTCTTTTAGGTTTATCGGGTGGGGTTGATTCTTCTGTGGTGGCTGTTTTGCTCCACAAGGCGATTGGCCATCAATTGACCTGCATTTTTGTAGATCATGGTTTATTGAGAAAAAATGAAGCCAAACTGGTAATGGAATCGTTGGCCGGCAAGTTTGGTTTAAACATTATAAAAGTCGATGCTCAAAAACGTTTTTTGGATAAATTAGAAGGAATTAGCGAACCTGAGCAGAAACGAAAAATCATTGGTAAAGAATTTATCGAGACCTTTAATGATGAGGCGAAAAAATTGAATGGAATTGATTTTTTGGCTCAGGGAACCCTTTATACAGACGTAATTGAATCCGGGACTGATACTGCCCAAACGATTAAGTCGCATCACAATGTTGGCGGTTTGCCAAAGGAAATGCATTTTAAATTAATAGAGCCTTTGCGGACTTTATTTAAGGATGAAGCACGTGAATTAGGCGAAGAATTAGACATGCCACATGCTTTGGTCTGGCGCCAACCGTTTCCCGGTCCGGGATTAGCAATTCGAATTTTAGGCGAAATTACAGAAGAAAAGTTGGCTGTTGTGCGTAATTCCGATGCGATTTTGCGTGATGAAATTGCCAAAGCCGGTTTAGAAGATTCGGTTTGGCAGTACTTTACGATTTTGACTGGTCTGCGCTCTGTCGGAGTAATGGGCGATGGTCGAACTTATGATTGGACGATTGCCATTCGGGCAATTACTTCCGTCGATGGCATGACAGCTGATTTTGCCAAGCTGCCATGGGATTTGCTGGGTAAAATTTCTGAACGCATTGTCAACGAAGTTGGTCACATCA of the Oenococcus sp. UCMA 16435 genome contains:
- the hpt gene encoding hypoxanthine phosphoribosyltransferase — protein: MNALVSHPAIKGVLATETDISAVVQRIADQLDAKFSQSSQRPLFISVLKGAAIFTTDLLRKMTLDVDLDYIDVKSYNHAQSTGNIRVTHDVDTDLTDRDVVVVDEIVDTGRTMKWLTDYFKLKGARSVTTVVLTDKKDARILDVEIDFTGIQVPNEFLVGYGMDYNSYFRNLPVIAVIDTNKLDTIK
- the guaA gene encoding glutamine-hydrolyzing GMP synthase; translation: MIELEKKYDKILVLDYGSQYNQLITRRIREFGVFSELKSRKMTIDEIKDYAPKAIILSGGPKSVYADDAFTIDPEIFKLGIPILGVCYGMQLMAYVLPGGKVLPNNGNGEFGQAALHFDENSLLFAKTPEGQKVLMSHGDSVEAVPEGFVVAAKTNKTKIAAIADDDKKLYGVQFHAETTLSEYGNQILKNFVFEIARCQANWQMKDFINDQIEKIRAEVGNKKVLLGLSGGVDSSVVAVLLHKAIGHQLTCIFVDHGLLRKNEAKLVMESLAGKFGLNIIKVDAQKRFLDKLEGISEPEQKRKIIGKEFIETFNDEAKKLNGIDFLAQGTLYTDVIESGTDTAQTIKSHHNVGGLPKEMHFKLIEPLRTLFKDEARELGEELDMPHALVWRQPFPGPGLAIRILGEITEEKLAVVRNSDAILRDEIAKAGLEDSVWQYFTILTGLRSVGVMGDGRTYDWTIAIRAITSVDGMTADFAKLPWDLLGKISERIVNEVGHINRVVYDITSKPPATIEWE